A region of Acidithiobacillus ferridurans DNA encodes the following proteins:
- the pyk gene encoding pyruvate kinase gives MMKLPAQRSKIVCTIGPASDAPKTLEQMVRAGMNVARLNLAHGTPDEHRARIVRIRAAAERAGQRVAILADLPGPKIRIGTLPAPVTLKRGSRVLLAPDAPGTPEQIPLDLPRLPHPLVKGDTIFLNDGFIELRVEQHDHAGIHCRVVVGGVLLSHKGVNLPGVTLEGGALTPADRELLAFALEAGVDALSVSFVETPEDLHAARREAQALGYEPFLIAKIERARAWKHMDAIIAAADGIMVARGDLGVEVPIGQIALIQKRLIRKARAAGKPVITATQMLESMVHNRRPTRAEVTDVANAILDGTDCVMLSEESAMGDFPVEAVKMLAEIARITEKSRSELSPLSADTLHDAPSVESVIAWDVRTAAEHLNPLFIVTPTETGTTAARIARFRLVPWILAISPQDRTCQRLCFHYGVHAVAMPSPDQGWEQAVRRWLVTHGVEKGLILLTQGPSRGHPGGTNRLEIIRLEQPAIQ, from the coding sequence ATGATGAAACTACCGGCGCAGCGCAGCAAAATCGTCTGTACCATCGGCCCAGCGTCCGATGCACCGAAAACACTGGAGCAGATGGTCCGCGCCGGTATGAACGTGGCGCGCCTGAACCTCGCTCATGGCACGCCGGATGAACACCGCGCCCGCATTGTCCGTATCCGGGCAGCGGCGGAAAGGGCGGGACAGCGGGTAGCCATCCTCGCCGATCTGCCCGGCCCGAAAATCCGCATTGGCACCTTGCCTGCTCCGGTCACCCTCAAGCGCGGCAGCCGGGTACTCCTCGCCCCCGATGCACCCGGAACCCCGGAGCAGATTCCCCTGGATCTGCCCCGCCTTCCTCATCCTCTGGTCAAGGGGGACACGATATTTCTGAATGACGGCTTCATCGAGTTGCGGGTGGAGCAGCATGATCATGCCGGTATCCATTGCCGGGTGGTGGTGGGCGGCGTGCTCCTCTCCCATAAGGGCGTGAATCTGCCCGGGGTGACACTGGAAGGCGGTGCCCTCACCCCCGCCGACCGCGAGTTGCTGGCCTTCGCGCTGGAGGCCGGCGTCGACGCGCTAAGTGTCTCTTTCGTGGAAACGCCGGAGGATTTGCATGCCGCCCGCCGGGAGGCGCAGGCCTTGGGTTATGAGCCCTTTCTAATCGCCAAAATCGAAAGGGCCCGGGCCTGGAAACACATGGATGCCATCATCGCCGCCGCCGATGGCATCATGGTAGCGCGCGGTGACCTTGGTGTGGAAGTGCCCATCGGGCAGATCGCGCTGATTCAGAAACGCCTCATCCGCAAGGCCCGTGCGGCAGGCAAGCCGGTCATCACCGCCACCCAGATGCTGGAATCCATGGTGCACAATCGTCGCCCCACCCGCGCGGAGGTCACTGACGTCGCCAACGCCATCCTCGACGGTACCGACTGTGTCATGCTCTCCGAAGAATCCGCCATGGGCGATTTCCCCGTCGAAGCGGTCAAAATGCTGGCCGAAATCGCCCGCATCACCGAAAAATCCCGATCCGAGCTGAGCCCGCTCAGTGCAGATACCCTGCACGACGCGCCCAGTGTGGAATCGGTCATCGCCTGGGATGTACGCACCGCCGCCGAGCATTTGAATCCATTGTTTATCGTCACCCCCACCGAAACGGGCACCACCGCGGCCCGCATCGCACGCTTCCGGCTGGTCCCCTGGATACTGGCGATCAGCCCGCAGGACCGCACTTGCCAGCGCCTGTGCTTTCATTACGGCGTGCATGCGGTAGCCATGCCCAGCCCCGACCAGGGCTGGGAACAGGCCGTCCGCCGCTGGCTGGTGACCCACGGCGTCGAGAAGGGCCTCATTCTCCTTACCCAGGGTCCAAGCAGGGGCCACCCCGGTGGTACCAACCGACTGGAAATCATCCGCCTGGAACAACCCGCCATCCAATGA
- a CDS encoding SEL1-like repeat protein encodes MYKGKFTASILLALGLTVPVLSWAGGTLLNLRNQAEDSPAALRQLQHQADSGNRTAGYYLGTLYDPGLKLGHIEKPDWVRATYWYQRSALAKRDPVTCYPNKAVAKTASGIGAWWRVEAEENMNGGDNDNGHC; translated from the coding sequence ATGTACAAAGGCAAGTTTACAGCATCGATCCTGTTGGCACTCGGTCTCACGGTTCCGGTCCTGTCCTGGGCCGGAGGGACCCTGCTGAACCTCAGAAACCAGGCAGAAGATTCTCCTGCGGCCTTGCGGCAACTACAGCACCAGGCCGACAGCGGAAACAGGACTGCCGGATATTATCTGGGGACGCTCTATGACCCCGGCTTGAAATTGGGGCATATCGAAAAGCCCGACTGGGTCCGTGCGACCTACTGGTACCAAAGGTCTGCACTGGCCAAAAGGGACCCGGTGACCTGCTATCCCAACAAGGCGGTGGCCAAGACGGCGTCCGGAATCGGGGCCTGGTGGCGCGTCGAAGCGGAAGAGAATATGAACGGTGGCGATAACGACAACGGGCATTGCTAA
- a CDS encoding NAD(P)/FAD-dependent oxidoreductase: MAEIVTDILIVGGGPAGMMTGITAAQFSPHKKVLVIRPETDAVIPCGIPYIFGTLGGTDEDMAGRAPLLAAGGRLQIGAAQQIDRVAHTATLANGDVIRWERLVLATGAENFIPPIPGTGLEGVFSIRKDYDYLDTLFSTLIPQIKKLAIIGGGFIGVEFADEIRKRGIEVHIVEMLPHLMQAAFDPDACAAVEKQLRAHGVHIHTGARVEALLPDSGGKRVGQIQIAGQEALTVDAVLIAIGTRPQVALARDMGLTLSRSGGIWVDAFQRSREDPNIFAVGDCAHKQDFFTRKANHAMIASQAAAEGRIAGMNLYGLRQLRYNAGSVSIYASEIDGLAFGVAGLTQRQAELEGFPILVGETRLPDHHPASMPNTTEIYCRIIFAADSLQILGGQILGGATTGELVNTIGLAIQMHASAPDLASMQFGSQPRLTPSLHPLVAAAGDALRRHYEPLHPCVTGDPHA, translated from the coding sequence ATGGCTGAGATAGTAACGGATATCCTGATTGTTGGCGGCGGCCCCGCCGGCATGATGACGGGTATCACCGCCGCCCAGTTCTCGCCGCACAAGAAAGTGCTGGTGATCCGCCCGGAGACGGATGCGGTGATTCCCTGCGGTATCCCCTACATTTTTGGCACTCTGGGCGGCACCGACGAGGATATGGCCGGGCGCGCGCCTCTGCTGGCGGCCGGCGGACGGCTTCAGATCGGGGCGGCCCAACAGATAGATCGCGTCGCACACACGGCCACCCTGGCCAATGGCGATGTCATTCGCTGGGAACGTCTGGTGCTGGCCACTGGCGCCGAGAACTTCATCCCACCTATTCCCGGCACCGGTCTGGAAGGGGTCTTCAGTATCCGTAAAGATTACGACTATCTGGACACGCTCTTCAGTACTCTCATCCCGCAGATAAAAAAACTGGCCATTATCGGTGGTGGCTTCATCGGAGTGGAGTTTGCCGACGAAATCCGTAAACGCGGCATCGAAGTGCACATCGTCGAAATGCTGCCGCACCTGATGCAGGCGGCCTTTGACCCGGATGCCTGCGCGGCGGTGGAGAAGCAGTTGCGGGCCCATGGGGTTCATATCCATACTGGAGCCAGGGTAGAGGCGCTGCTGCCCGATTCCGGCGGCAAGCGCGTCGGACAAATACAGATCGCCGGACAGGAGGCGCTGACGGTGGACGCGGTGCTCATCGCCATCGGTACCCGCCCCCAGGTCGCCCTGGCCAGGGATATGGGCCTGACCCTCAGTCGTTCCGGCGGGATCTGGGTCGACGCCTTCCAGCGTTCCCGCGAAGATCCCAATATATTTGCCGTTGGGGATTGCGCCCATAAGCAGGATTTTTTCACCCGCAAGGCCAATCACGCCATGATCGCCTCCCAGGCTGCGGCCGAGGGGCGGATTGCCGGTATGAACCTCTATGGCTTGCGTCAACTCCGTTACAACGCCGGATCGGTGAGCATCTACGCCAGCGAAATCGATGGTCTGGCCTTCGGCGTCGCGGGGCTTACCCAGCGTCAGGCCGAACTGGAAGGCTTCCCCATTCTGGTCGGCGAAACCCGTCTGCCTGATCATCACCCCGCCTCGATGCCCAACACCACGGAGATTTACTGCCGGATCATCTTCGCCGCCGACTCCCTGCAGATTCTTGGCGGCCAAATTCTCGGCGGCGCCACCACCGGCGAACTGGTCAACACCATCGGCCTGGCCATTCAGATGCATGCCTCCGCACCCGATCTCGCCAGTATGCAATTCGGCAGCCAGCCCCGCCTGACACCCTCCCTGCACCCCTTGGTAGCTGCTGCGGGCGACGCCCTGCGGCGCCATTACGAACCACTTCATCCCTGCGTTACAGGAGATCCTCATGCCTAA
- the glgP gene encoding alpha-glucan family phosphorylase — protein MTIAPCYLLPQLPESLAGLAELALDLRWSWSHVSDTLWQHIAPKLWEQTHNPWLILQNAGSETLQQLAQDKDFIAKLDAFVAEHRNRLAQTCWFGKTYPHPPFRQVAYFSMEFGLSESLPIYSGGLGILAGDCLKTASDLGVPLLGVGLLWQQGYFRQSLDECGRQIELYPYNDPTQIPVTPVRDAAGEWLRLEMPFPGRTVILRAWQAQVGRVTLYLLDSNDPLNAPADRGITAELYGGGPETRLQQEICLGVGGWMLLRRLGIQPDICHLNEGHAAFAILARAYSHMRDHGTDFPCALTATRAGNIFTTHTPVSAGFDRFPPELMTRYVAGASEAFGIDIETVLALGREHPEDRREPFNMAWLAIHGSLTVNGVSRLHGAVSRRLFQPLFPRWPEDEVPVTHVTNGVHMPSWDSAEADALWTTYCGKSRWLGDLKDIETDFRQAADADIWHLRSVARQEVIQFARQRLQQQLAATYAPERECEQAKTALDPNTLTIGFARRFAAYKRPNMLLSDPDRLYRLLNNPHYPVQLLIAGKAHPQDGAGKAMIQQWTQFIHQYPDLAGRVVFITDYDMLVAEHLVQGVDLWINTPRRPWEASGTSGMKVLVNGGLNLSELDGWWAEAYCPEVGWALGDGQEHDTDLAWDQQEAQQLYRLLEDEVVPLFYHQRDANGCPCGWVDKIRESMGRLTPQFSTNRMLQEYVSTLYVPAARLLAARSDRDTVEGICRWQHEIHQHWQSVHFGELNVQSDTDTHHFQVPVYLDDLNPDAVAVQLFANGEGGQCPTLYTMTRGEALSGAINSHNYHCAVPARHSVEGFTPRIIPYREGCLVPLESTEILWYR, from the coding sequence GTGACCATCGCCCCTTGCTACCTGCTCCCGCAACTACCCGAATCACTGGCCGGCCTGGCTGAACTTGCCCTCGACCTGCGCTGGTCCTGGAGCCACGTCTCCGACACCCTCTGGCAGCATATTGCCCCCAAACTCTGGGAGCAGACCCACAATCCATGGCTGATTCTGCAGAACGCCGGCAGTGAGACGCTCCAGCAATTGGCCCAGGATAAAGATTTCATCGCTAAGCTGGACGCCTTCGTCGCCGAGCACCGCAACCGCCTCGCGCAAACGTGCTGGTTCGGCAAAACCTATCCTCACCCTCCCTTCCGTCAGGTGGCCTATTTCAGCATGGAGTTCGGTCTGTCCGAGTCCCTGCCCATCTACTCGGGCGGCCTTGGCATCTTGGCTGGCGACTGCCTGAAAACCGCCAGCGATCTTGGTGTTCCACTGCTCGGTGTCGGCCTGCTCTGGCAGCAGGGCTATTTTCGTCAGAGTCTGGATGAGTGTGGTCGTCAGATCGAACTCTATCCGTACAACGACCCCACCCAGATACCCGTCACCCCGGTGCGGGACGCGGCGGGCGAATGGCTGCGTTTGGAAATGCCATTCCCCGGTCGCACCGTCATCCTCCGTGCCTGGCAGGCACAGGTCGGCCGGGTGACCCTGTATCTGCTCGACAGCAACGATCCCCTCAACGCCCCCGCCGATCGTGGCATTACCGCCGAGCTCTATGGCGGCGGCCCGGAGACCCGCCTGCAGCAGGAAATCTGCTTGGGCGTCGGCGGCTGGATGCTGCTGCGCCGCCTGGGTATCCAGCCGGACATCTGTCATCTCAACGAAGGGCATGCAGCCTTCGCCATTCTCGCCCGGGCCTACAGCCATATGCGGGATCACGGTACCGACTTCCCCTGCGCCCTCACCGCCACCCGCGCAGGCAATATCTTCACTACTCACACCCCGGTCTCCGCCGGTTTCGACCGCTTTCCGCCGGAACTGATGACGCGCTACGTTGCCGGTGCCTCCGAGGCTTTCGGGATTGACATAGAGACCGTCCTTGCCTTGGGCCGTGAGCATCCCGAAGACCGCCGTGAACCCTTCAACATGGCGTGGCTCGCCATTCACGGCAGCCTGACCGTCAATGGCGTCAGCCGTCTGCATGGAGCCGTCAGCCGTCGCTTATTCCAGCCTCTGTTCCCACGCTGGCCCGAAGACGAAGTTCCCGTCACCCACGTCACCAACGGCGTGCACATGCCCTCCTGGGATTCCGCCGAAGCCGACGCCCTGTGGACCACATACTGCGGCAAATCCCGCTGGCTTGGGGACCTGAAGGATATCGAAACGGACTTTCGCCAGGCCGCTGATGCCGATATCTGGCACCTGCGCAGCGTCGCGCGGCAGGAGGTGATCCAATTCGCCCGCCAGCGCCTGCAACAGCAACTGGCAGCGACCTATGCGCCCGAAAGGGAATGTGAACAAGCGAAAACGGCGCTCGACCCCAACACCCTCACCATCGGTTTCGCACGCCGATTTGCTGCCTACAAGCGCCCCAACATGCTCCTGAGCGACCCGGATCGTCTGTACCGTCTGCTGAACAATCCGCACTATCCCGTACAACTGCTGATCGCGGGCAAGGCGCATCCCCAGGACGGCGCCGGTAAGGCCATGATCCAGCAGTGGACCCAGTTCATCCACCAGTATCCCGACCTGGCCGGGCGCGTCGTCTTCATCACCGACTATGACATGCTGGTCGCCGAACATCTGGTGCAGGGTGTCGATCTGTGGATCAATACGCCGCGCCGCCCCTGGGAAGCGAGCGGTACCAGCGGCATGAAGGTATTGGTCAATGGTGGCCTCAATCTCTCGGAACTGGACGGCTGGTGGGCCGAGGCCTATTGCCCGGAGGTCGGGTGGGCGCTGGGCGATGGGCAGGAACATGATACCGATCTGGCATGGGACCAACAGGAAGCACAGCAGCTCTATCGCCTGCTGGAAGACGAAGTCGTGCCGCTCTTTTACCACCAACGCGATGCCAACGGCTGTCCGTGCGGCTGGGTCGACAAAATCCGCGAAAGCATGGGCCGCCTGACCCCGCAATTCAGCACCAATCGCATGTTGCAGGAATATGTATCCACCCTCTACGTGCCGGCCGCACGACTTCTGGCCGCGCGCAGCGACCGCGACACCGTTGAAGGCATCTGCAGATGGCAGCATGAAATTCACCAGCACTGGCAAAGCGTGCATTTTGGCGAACTGAATGTGCAAAGCGACACCGATACCCACCATTTTCAGGTACCCGTATATCTGGATGACCTTAACCCAGACGCCGTTGCGGTACAGCTCTTCGCCAACGGCGAGGGGGGACAGTGCCCGACCCTCTATACCATGACGCGCGGAGAAGCCCTGAGCGGCGCCATCAACAGCCACAATTACCACTGTGCAGTGCCGGCCCGCCACTCGGTGGAGGGTTTTACGCCCAGGATCATCCCATATCGCGAGGGATGCCTGGTCCCCCTGGAAAGTACAGAGATACTCTGGTATCGCTGA
- a CDS encoding 1-phosphofructokinase family hexose kinase, translated as MTEISTRSPSIATLTLNPAVDIAYEVPHLIPDQKSHATSTRYDPGGNGINVARALKELLVYAHSCCVVAGNIGELLQKLLRHQLDDPHCVHVEGETRVNATILQGDPATQFEITGIGPRVSEPILAEVRETFLGLCKDGFAVLTGSIPPGVDDDFYGDMVDRVRAGGGQSIVDAHGALLQHALPHHPFLIKPNRYELSLLRRRELPTLEDVAKEARAIQREGVQYVCVSLGGDGALLAGPDGSYFAKAPPIQVKSTVGSGDSMVAGLVAALAHGQSPAEALRLAVACGSGTAARPGTEIFSHNDLDELLQTTEARVLDI; from the coding sequence ATGACCGAAATCAGCACCCGCTCCCCTTCCATCGCCACCCTCACCCTCAACCCGGCCGTAGACATCGCCTACGAAGTGCCGCACCTGATCCCGGACCAGAAAAGCCATGCCACATCCACCCGTTACGATCCCGGCGGTAACGGCATCAATGTCGCCCGCGCCCTCAAGGAGCTGCTGGTCTACGCCCATAGTTGCTGTGTCGTGGCCGGCAATATCGGCGAATTGCTACAGAAACTGCTGCGGCATCAACTGGATGATCCGCATTGCGTGCATGTGGAGGGGGAAACCCGCGTCAACGCCACCATTTTGCAGGGTGACCCCGCCACCCAGTTTGAAATCACCGGCATCGGGCCGCGGGTTTCAGAACCTATCCTCGCCGAAGTCCGGGAAACCTTTCTGGGCCTGTGCAAAGACGGTTTTGCGGTACTCACCGGCTCCATCCCCCCTGGCGTGGATGATGATTTCTATGGAGACATGGTCGATCGTGTCCGCGCCGGAGGCGGACAATCCATTGTCGATGCCCATGGCGCCCTCCTGCAACACGCCCTTCCCCATCACCCCTTCCTGATCAAGCCCAACCGCTATGAGCTGTCCCTCCTGCGTCGGCGCGAGCTCCCCACGCTGGAGGATGTGGCGAAGGAGGCGCGCGCCATACAGCGGGAAGGGGTGCAATATGTCTGCGTATCCCTGGGGGGCGACGGAGCACTGCTGGCCGGACCCGATGGCAGCTACTTTGCCAAGGCACCCCCCATTCAGGTGAAGTCGACGGTCGGCTCTGGCGACTCCATGGTCGCTGGCCTTGTCGCCGCGCTGGCCCACGGCCAAAGTCCGGCAGAGGCCCTGCGCCTCGCCGTCGCCTGCGGCAGCGGCACGGCTGCCCGGCCGGGCACCGAGATATTCTCCCATAATGATCTGGACGAACTGCTACAGACAACGGAAGCGCGTGTGCTCGACATCTGA
- a CDS encoding beta/alpha barrel domain-containing protein yields MPKIAQAPLGMSAESTHRWTENYRLATQDSGRLFLMAGDQKVEHLNDDFIGGHVATDDSDPEHLFRIASEAPVGCFAAQMGLIARYGMDYRDTPYLLKLNSKTHLIKTAQRDPISLQWQSMAQIHDFVRHSGLRVVGVGYTIYPGSEFEPTMLSEAARIIQDAHAMGLLAVIWAYPRGKAVGEREQDPHLIAGATGLAACLGADFVKINPPLDAAGAMDGTLLGEAVAAAGRTQVVCAGGAETDAPEFLQRLYEQIHVGGTQGCATGRNVHQRSQPDAVNFCKAIHAIVVRNQGVDEAVKLLNPNA; encoded by the coding sequence ATGCCTAAAATCGCCCAAGCACCACTCGGCATGTCCGCCGAAAGCACTCACCGCTGGACGGAAAACTATCGTCTCGCCACCCAGGACAGCGGACGCCTGTTTCTGATGGCGGGCGATCAGAAGGTCGAACATCTCAACGATGATTTTATCGGGGGTCACGTGGCGACGGACGATTCCGACCCGGAACATCTGTTCCGCATCGCCAGTGAAGCGCCCGTAGGCTGCTTTGCCGCACAGATGGGCCTCATTGCCCGCTATGGCATGGATTACCGCGACACGCCCTACTTGCTCAAGCTCAACAGCAAGACCCACCTGATCAAAACGGCGCAACGCGATCCGATCAGCCTGCAGTGGCAGAGCATGGCGCAGATTCATGATTTTGTGCGCCATTCCGGTCTTCGGGTGGTTGGGGTGGGTTACACCATTTACCCTGGCTCCGAGTTCGAGCCGACCATGCTCAGCGAAGCCGCACGCATCATTCAGGATGCCCATGCCATGGGATTGCTGGCCGTCATCTGGGCCTATCCGCGCGGCAAGGCAGTAGGTGAACGCGAGCAGGACCCGCATCTCATTGCCGGTGCCACGGGTCTGGCGGCCTGTCTCGGGGCGGATTTCGTCAAGATCAACCCACCACTCGACGCGGCGGGTGCCATGGACGGCACGCTCTTGGGTGAAGCCGTCGCCGCTGCCGGGCGCACCCAGGTCGTCTGCGCGGGGGGGGCCGAAACCGATGCGCCGGAGTTTCTGCAACGCCTCTACGAACAGATTCATGTGGGTGGCACGCAAGGCTGCGCCACCGGCCGGAATGTCCATCAGCGCAGTCAGCCCGACGCGGTCAACTTCTGCAAGGCCATCCACGCCATTGTCGTCCGCAATCAGGGCGTCGATGAGGCTGTCAAGCTGCTGAATCCCAACGCATGA
- a CDS encoding MFS transporter yields the protein MKSGKTRHRQTQHALPHPVHPDHASMTRILDESPLLPIHYRIWALSTGGTLLSGVSMFLLGVTLPLIIPIFAMPATSIGLAAAMLMGGTVVGALIGGHLADRLGRKPIMIMDMILLMIATLLTALAPDARILIGAELLVGVGIGMDFPVGSSYLAEFMPQGRRGRMMAASIAVQSIGMLAGAGFALVLLQGAHPGDNTWRWLLAAEALLVLPYLLGRLTLPESARWCMGRGHNAEAARILERIAPRQKAMLAAMAQRLGKKIHHVAKTRPGRHMGFWTLFSPEYRRRTLLVTLPWFFMDVATYGVGLFTTILLGTMRNSENVGIINGVGRGLANALDSGKVDIFLLLGSLLSLWMVPWLGRIHMQMIGFGGMTLGMGLLYVATELAGGTAAHPQLILSGFMVFNLFMTAGPNATTFILPTEMYPTQVRAFSAGFAAAVAKIGATISVFLLPVIQSALGVTVILLLMGTVSLLGLVLTYHFRVQGRGLTLEEHHGPALPQ from the coding sequence TTGAAATCCGGCAAAACGCGCCACCGCCAGACGCAGCATGCACTTCCACACCCGGTACACCCAGACCACGCCAGCATGACCCGGATACTCGACGAAAGTCCTCTGCTACCCATTCATTACCGCATCTGGGCATTATCCACCGGCGGCACCCTGCTCAGCGGCGTCTCCATGTTTCTGCTGGGTGTGACCTTACCACTCATCATCCCCATTTTTGCCATGCCCGCCACCAGTATCGGCCTCGCGGCCGCCATGCTCATGGGTGGCACGGTGGTAGGCGCACTGATCGGTGGGCATCTGGCTGATCGCCTGGGGCGCAAGCCGATCATGATCATGGATATGATCCTGCTCATGATCGCCACCCTGCTGACCGCTCTCGCCCCGGACGCCAGGATACTCATCGGTGCCGAATTACTGGTCGGTGTGGGTATCGGTATGGATTTCCCGGTGGGCAGCAGTTATCTGGCGGAGTTCATGCCCCAGGGACGGCGCGGACGCATGATGGCGGCCTCCATTGCCGTGCAATCCATCGGCATGCTGGCGGGTGCCGGTTTTGCTCTGGTTCTTTTGCAAGGCGCTCATCCCGGGGACAACACCTGGCGCTGGTTGCTGGCCGCGGAAGCGCTGCTGGTGCTCCCTTACCTACTGGGCCGCCTCACCCTGCCCGAAAGCGCGCGTTGGTGTATGGGACGCGGTCATAATGCCGAAGCCGCGCGCATCCTTGAACGCATCGCGCCCCGACAGAAAGCGATGCTCGCCGCCATGGCCCAGCGTCTGGGTAAAAAAATCCACCATGTGGCCAAGACCCGTCCCGGCCGACACATGGGCTTTTGGACCCTGTTCTCGCCGGAATATCGGCGCCGCACCCTTCTGGTAACCTTGCCCTGGTTTTTCATGGATGTGGCCACCTATGGTGTCGGCCTGTTCACCACCATCCTGCTCGGCACCATGCGCAATAGCGAAAACGTCGGTATCATCAATGGTGTCGGCAGAGGCCTTGCCAATGCCTTGGACAGCGGCAAGGTGGATATCTTCCTCCTCCTCGGTTCGCTACTCTCCCTCTGGATGGTACCCTGGCTGGGACGGATTCATATGCAGATGATCGGATTTGGCGGCATGACGCTGGGGATGGGGCTGCTCTATGTTGCGACGGAGCTGGCAGGAGGCACCGCTGCGCATCCGCAGCTCATTCTGAGCGGCTTCATGGTGTTTAATCTGTTCATGACCGCGGGTCCCAACGCGACGACCTTCATCCTGCCAACGGAAATGTATCCCACCCAGGTGCGCGCCTTCAGCGCCGGGTTCGCTGCCGCCGTAGCCAAGATCGGCGCCACCATCAGCGTCTTTCTGCTGCCGGTGATTCAGTCTGCGCTGGGCGTTACCGTGATCCTGCTGCTGATGGGCACGGTCAGCCTGTTGGGTCTGGTGCTCACTTACCACTTCCGGGTGCAGGGCCGCGGCCTGACGCTGGAAGAACACCACGGACCGGCCCTGCCCCAATGA
- a CDS encoding HdeD family acid-resistance protein, with the protein MNNQIPDLSTVVEAERKMFGKYVLPIAVVLIIIGIFGLLSPVILSAATDGVLAALLIIAGFTWFIHSYQMHQHHLADWLKPVLLLATGGVMIALPNAGIAAIGLMFILYFVMDAYRNFTQSNVHAGHGRGWFIFSGVIDVVIAILFFVTWPQGSLILVGIFVGVNLIFDGVILLILRNAVSGDHK; encoded by the coding sequence ATGAACAACCAGATACCCGATCTTTCCACGGTCGTCGAGGCCGAACGGAAAATGTTCGGCAAGTATGTGCTGCCCATCGCCGTCGTCCTGATCATCATCGGTATTTTCGGACTGCTGAGCCCGGTCATTCTGTCTGCCGCAACCGATGGCGTGTTGGCGGCGCTGTTGATCATTGCCGGGTTCACTTGGTTCATCCACAGCTATCAGATGCATCAGCATCATTTGGCGGACTGGCTCAAGCCGGTCCTGCTGTTGGCCACCGGCGGAGTGATGATTGCACTGCCCAACGCCGGCATCGCCGCCATCGGCCTGATGTTCATCCTGTATTTCGTCATGGATGCCTACCGCAACTTCACCCAGTCCAATGTCCACGCTGGCCACGGACGGGGTTGGTTTATTTTCAGCGGGGTAATCGATGTCGTCATAGCCATTCTGTTTTTTGTCACCTGGCCACAGGGCTCGCTCATCCTGGTCGGTATCTTTGTCGGCGTAAATCTGATTTTTGATGGCGTCATTCTGCTGATACTCCGTAATGCCGTCTCCGGAGACCATAAATAG
- a CDS encoding bifunctional enoyl-CoA hydratase/phosphate acetyltransferase, translating into MPYAHFDALLADVAPLDDIPVAVVDAAEEHVLRGACEAKSQSIIEPILIGDAQQIRSLLLKMGHDSGSCPNFHIIHADSAEAAAKKGVEMVLAGEAKALMKGHLHSDAFLHPILAKLRTDRRLSHVFVADIQTYPKLLLITDAAINIAPDLGTKAAILQNAIDLAHILEVAQPKAAILSAVEVVNPAIVSTVDAACLSKMAERGQITGALVDGPLAFDNAISKESAEIKGIRSTVAGDADILLVPDLVSGNILAKDLEYLAGATLAGIVMGAKVPVILTSRADPARARLVSAALAALVHYRRLETSS; encoded by the coding sequence ATGCCCTATGCCCATTTTGACGCGTTGCTGGCCGATGTCGCGCCCCTGGACGACATCCCCGTAGCGGTAGTGGATGCCGCCGAGGAGCATGTATTGCGCGGCGCCTGCGAAGCCAAGAGTCAGAGCATCATCGAACCCATCCTCATCGGCGACGCACAACAGATTCGCAGTCTGCTGCTCAAAATGGGGCACGATTCCGGCAGTTGCCCAAACTTCCATATCATTCACGCCGACAGCGCGGAAGCTGCGGCGAAAAAAGGTGTCGAAATGGTGCTTGCCGGAGAGGCCAAGGCACTGATGAAAGGACACCTGCATAGCGACGCCTTCCTCCACCCCATTCTCGCCAAACTACGCACGGATCGCCGTCTTTCCCATGTCTTTGTTGCGGATATCCAGACGTACCCGAAACTCCTGCTCATCACCGATGCCGCCATCAATATCGCGCCCGACCTCGGCACCAAGGCAGCTATCCTGCAAAATGCCATCGATCTGGCGCACATTCTGGAGGTCGCCCAACCCAAAGCCGCCATCCTCTCCGCGGTGGAAGTGGTCAACCCCGCCATCGTCTCAACAGTGGATGCCGCCTGTCTCTCGAAAATGGCAGAACGCGGGCAGATCACCGGCGCACTGGTGGACGGCCCCCTCGCCTTCGACAACGCCATCTCCAAAGAGTCGGCGGAGATCAAGGGGATACGGAGTACCGTGGCCGGAGATGCCGATATTCTGCTGGTGCCCGATCTGGTGTCCGGCAATATCCTCGCCAAGGACCTGGAATATCTGGCCGGCGCGACTCTGGCGGGGATCGTGATGGGGGCCAAGGTACCGGTCATCCTCACCTCCCGTGCCGACCCTGCCCGTGCCCGTCTGGTTTCCGCCGCCCTGGCCGCCCTCGTCCATTATCGCCGGCTGGAGACCTCGTCATGA